A single genomic interval of Shewanella halotolerans harbors:
- a CDS encoding bactofilin family protein, whose translation MFGKKNNKAGLTFIAQGTKLSGETHFAGEALIGGELHGKISATGKLTIEVDGYIEGELQCKEIKVSGAFKGKMKCEKLNITSTGSVEGEIACNSMEIFEGGQFIGMRVREEVALLASEPDVQAINPETKSDAEPEAESQLDNYFKELTKSA comes from the coding sequence ATGTTTGGAAAGAAAAATAACAAAGCAGGTCTCACTTTTATTGCGCAAGGGACTAAATTATCAGGGGAAACTCATTTTGCCGGCGAAGCCCTCATTGGCGGCGAACTGCATGGCAAAATCAGCGCGACCGGTAAGCTGACGATCGAAGTCGATGGCTATATCGAAGGCGAGCTGCAGTGTAAGGAGATTAAGGTCTCTGGTGCGTTTAAGGGCAAGATGAAGTGTGAAAAACTAAACATCACCAGCACAGGTAGCGTCGAGGGTGAGATCGCCTGTAACTCGATGGAGATCTTCGAAGGGGGTCAGTTTATCGGGATGCGCGTACGCGAAGAGGTCGCCCTGCTCGCCAGCGAACCAGACGTCCAAGCGATTAACCCTGAAACCAAATCTGATGCCGAACCTGAGGCAGAGTCTCAGTTAGACAATTACTTTAAAGAACTCACTAAATCTGCCTAA